The proteins below are encoded in one region of Triticum aestivum cultivar Chinese Spring chromosome 1B, IWGSC CS RefSeq v2.1, whole genome shotgun sequence:
- the LOC123135888 gene encoding uncharacterized protein isoform X5, whose translation MNASEDGARRRRRSQTHDEADGVARLHPQVHAGEEGAGVARGRRTRPRARPRSQIHATGEGAGVICCVSIPAALASPFEDDDLLREILLRLPPQPSSLLRASAVCKQWRCAATDPKFLHRFRTHHRKPPLLGVFHVRNRDDIVFTPILDAPDRIPPQRFDLISSTEVVLLLLDCRHGRVLLIDVKRDEAIVSTPITGEQRHLPIPSEFEFTDDVNGAVLCAASDHDHVHGSCHSSPFKAVMSIWFNLIRCSLGNFVKTVVILTIIRSRVSIRQAQPLLVHAMELKCCTIHRMTVWFDVLMC comes from the exons ATGAACGCAAGCGAGgacggcgcccgccgccgccgccgttcccaaACCCACGACGAGGCAGACGGAGTGGCCCGCCTCCATCCTCAGGTTCACGCGGGCGAGGAGGGAGCGGGAGTGGCTCGCGGGCGCCGTACGCGCCCCCGCGCCCGCCCTCGTTCCCAGATCCACGCGACCGGCGAGGGCGCCGGAGTGATCTGTTGCGTCAGCATTCCGGCGGCGCTGGCCTCGCCGTTCGAAGACGACGACCTCCTGAGGGAGATTCTCCTCCGTCTCCCGCCGCAGCCCTCCTCGCTACTCCGGGCCTCCGCCGTCTGCAAGCAGTGGCGATGCGCCGCCACCGACCCCAAGTTTCTCCACCGCTTCCGCACGCACCACCGGAAGCCGCCCCTCCTCGGCGTCTTTCACGTGCGCAACAGGGATGATATCGTCTTCACCCCAATACTGGACGCACCCGACCGCATCCCTCCTCAGCGATTCGACCTTATTAGCAGCACGGAGGTGGTGCTCTTACTGCTCGATTGTCGCCACGGTCGCGTCCTTCTCATTGACGTGAAGCGGGATGAGGCCATCGTGTCCACCCCCATCACCGGCGAGCAGCGCCACCTGCCAATTCCGTCGGAGTTCGAATTCACCGATGATGTCAACGGGGCTGTGCTCTGCGCTGCCAGCGACCATGACCATGTGCACGGAAGCTGCCACTCGAGCCCCTTCAAG GCTGTGATGTCTATATGGTTCAACTTAATTCGATGCAGTCTAGGAAACTTTGTGAAAACCGTGGTTATACTTACTATCATTCGTTCAAGAGTTTCTATCCGCCAG GCACAACCATTGCTGGTGCATGCGATGGAGCTGAAATGTTGCACGATACATAGGATGACTGTCTGGTTTGATGTTCTAATGTGCTGA
- the LOC123135888 gene encoding uncharacterized protein isoform X2: protein MNASEDGARRRRRSQTHDEADGVARLHPQVHAGEEGAGVARGRRTRPRARPRSQIHATGEGAGVICCVSIPAALASPFEDDDLLREILLRLPPQPSSLLRASAVCKQWRCAATDPKFLHRFRTHHRKPPLLGVFHVRNRDDIVFTPILDAPDRIPPQRFDLISSTEVVLLLLDCRHGRVLLIDVKRDEAIVSTPITGEQRHLPIPSEFEFTDDVNGAVLCAASDHDHVHGSCHSSPFKVVLISDVGEDNRFFACVYSSETGVWSDIISTAVPPVTFCADTPGVLVGNALYWLMDFMTDDILEFDLDQQSLAVIKGPPITDDFRHASHWIVQAEDGAVGFAILTCSHLQMWQRIINVHGVATWVLWKTIDMHTIHGLPPQIEGEKTHMIRIAGCIEDTDGTTIAGACDGAEMLHDT from the exons ATGAACGCAAGCGAGgacggcgcccgccgccgccgccgttcccaaACCCACGACGAGGCAGACGGAGTGGCCCGCCTCCATCCTCAGGTTCACGCGGGCGAGGAGGGAGCGGGAGTGGCTCGCGGGCGCCGTACGCGCCCCCGCGCCCGCCCTCGTTCCCAGATCCACGCGACCGGCGAGGGCGCCGGAGTGATCTGTTGCGTCAGCATTCCGGCGGCGCTGGCCTCGCCGTTCGAAGACGACGACCTCCTGAGGGAGATTCTCCTCCGTCTCCCGCCGCAGCCCTCCTCGCTACTCCGGGCCTCCGCCGTCTGCAAGCAGTGGCGATGCGCCGCCACCGACCCCAAGTTTCTCCACCGCTTCCGCACGCACCACCGGAAGCCGCCCCTCCTCGGCGTCTTTCACGTGCGCAACAGGGATGATATCGTCTTCACCCCAATACTGGACGCACCCGACCGCATCCCTCCTCAGCGATTCGACCTTATTAGCAGCACGGAGGTGGTGCTCTTACTGCTCGATTGTCGCCACGGTCGCGTCCTTCTCATTGACGTGAAGCGGGATGAGGCCATCGTGTCCACCCCCATCACCGGCGAGCAGCGCCACCTGCCAATTCCGTCGGAGTTCGAATTCACCGATGATGTCAACGGGGCTGTGCTCTGCGCTGCCAGCGACCATGACCATGTGCACGGAAGCTGCCACTCGAGCCCCTTCAAGGTAGTGTTGATCTCCGATGTTGGAGAGGATAATCGATTCTTTGCTTGTGTTTACTCCTCGGAGACTGGAGTATGGAGTGATATCATCTCAACAGCCGTTCCACCTGTAACTTTTTGTGCTGATACCCCTGGGGTGCTTGTTGGTAATGCACTTTACTGGTTGATGGATTTTATGACCGATGACATACTTGAGTTTGATTTGGATCAGCAGAGCCTAGCTGTGATCAAGGGGCCTCCCATTACAGATGATTTCCGCCATGCCAGCCATTGGATCGTCCAGGCTGAGGATGGTGCTGTTGGCTTCGCCATATTGACTTGCAGTCACTTACAAATGTGGCAGAGGATTATAAATGTCCATGGTGTTGCCACATGGGTGTTATGGAAGACCATTGACATGCATACCATTCATGGGCTCCCTCCCCAGATTGAAGGAGAGAAGACACACATGATACGTATAGCGGGATGCATTGAGGATACTGATG GCACAACCATTGCTGGTGCATGCGATGGAGCTGAAATGTTGCACGATACATAG
- the LOC123135888 gene encoding uncharacterized protein isoform X1, with product MNASEDGARRRRRSQTHDEADGVARLHPQVHAGEEGAGVARGRRTRPRARPRSQIHATGEGAGVICCVSIPAALASPFEDDDLLREILLRLPPQPSSLLRASAVCKQWRCAATDPKFLHRFRTHHRKPPLLGVFHVRNRDDIVFTPILDAPDRIPPQRFDLISSTEVVLLLLDCRHGRVLLIDVKRDEAIVSTPITGEQRHLPIPSEFEFTDDVNGAVLCAASDHDHVHGSCHSSPFKVVLISDVGEDNRFFACVYSSETGVWSDIISTAVPPVTFCADTPGVLVGNALYWLMDFMTDDILEFDLDQQSLAVIKGPPITDDFRHASHWIVQAEDGAVGFAILTCSHLQMWQRIINVHGVATWVLWKTIDMHTIHGLPPQIEGEKTHMIRIAGCIEDTDGIYLFVGCDVYMVQLNSMQSRKLCENRGYTYYHSFKSFYPPGTTIAGACDGAEMLHDT from the exons ATGAACGCAAGCGAGgacggcgcccgccgccgccgccgttcccaaACCCACGACGAGGCAGACGGAGTGGCCCGCCTCCATCCTCAGGTTCACGCGGGCGAGGAGGGAGCGGGAGTGGCTCGCGGGCGCCGTACGCGCCCCCGCGCCCGCCCTCGTTCCCAGATCCACGCGACCGGCGAGGGCGCCGGAGTGATCTGTTGCGTCAGCATTCCGGCGGCGCTGGCCTCGCCGTTCGAAGACGACGACCTCCTGAGGGAGATTCTCCTCCGTCTCCCGCCGCAGCCCTCCTCGCTACTCCGGGCCTCCGCCGTCTGCAAGCAGTGGCGATGCGCCGCCACCGACCCCAAGTTTCTCCACCGCTTCCGCACGCACCACCGGAAGCCGCCCCTCCTCGGCGTCTTTCACGTGCGCAACAGGGATGATATCGTCTTCACCCCAATACTGGACGCACCCGACCGCATCCCTCCTCAGCGATTCGACCTTATTAGCAGCACGGAGGTGGTGCTCTTACTGCTCGATTGTCGCCACGGTCGCGTCCTTCTCATTGACGTGAAGCGGGATGAGGCCATCGTGTCCACCCCCATCACCGGCGAGCAGCGCCACCTGCCAATTCCGTCGGAGTTCGAATTCACCGATGATGTCAACGGGGCTGTGCTCTGCGCTGCCAGCGACCATGACCATGTGCACGGAAGCTGCCACTCGAGCCCCTTCAAGGTAGTGTTGATCTCCGATGTTGGAGAGGATAATCGATTCTTTGCTTGTGTTTACTCCTCGGAGACTGGAGTATGGAGTGATATCATCTCAACAGCCGTTCCACCTGTAACTTTTTGTGCTGATACCCCTGGGGTGCTTGTTGGTAATGCACTTTACTGGTTGATGGATTTTATGACCGATGACATACTTGAGTTTGATTTGGATCAGCAGAGCCTAGCTGTGATCAAGGGGCCTCCCATTACAGATGATTTCCGCCATGCCAGCCATTGGATCGTCCAGGCTGAGGATGGTGCTGTTGGCTTCGCCATATTGACTTGCAGTCACTTACAAATGTGGCAGAGGATTATAAATGTCCATGGTGTTGCCACATGGGTGTTATGGAAGACCATTGACATGCATACCATTCATGGGCTCCCTCCCCAGATTGAAGGAGAGAAGACACACATGATACGTATAGCGGGATGCATTGAGGATACTGATGGTATATATCTATTTGTAGGCTGTGATGTCTATATGGTTCAACTTAATTCGATGCAGTCTAGGAAACTTTGTGAAAACCGTGGTTATACTTACTATCATTCGTTCAAGAGTTTCTATCCGCCAG GCACAACCATTGCTGGTGCATGCGATGGAGCTGAAATGTTGCACGATACATAG
- the LOC123135888 gene encoding uncharacterized protein isoform X4, with protein MNASEDGARRRRRSQTHDEADGVARLHPQVHAGEEGAGVARGRRTRPRARPRSQIHATGEGAGVICCVSIPAALASPFEDDDLLREILLRLPPQPSSLLRASAVCKQWRCAATDPKFLHRFRTHHRKPPLLGVFHVRNRDDIVFTPILDAPDRIPPQRFDLISSTEVVLLLLDCRHGRVLLIDVKRDEAIVSTPITGEQRHLPIPSEFEFTDDVNGAVLCAASDHDHVHGSCHSSPFKSLAVIKGPPITDDFRHASHWIVQAEDGAVGFAILTCSHLQMWQRIINVHGVATWVLWKTIDMHTIHGLPPQIEGEKTHMIRIAGCIEDTDGTTIAGACDGAEMLHDT; from the exons ATGAACGCAAGCGAGgacggcgcccgccgccgccgccgttcccaaACCCACGACGAGGCAGACGGAGTGGCCCGCCTCCATCCTCAGGTTCACGCGGGCGAGGAGGGAGCGGGAGTGGCTCGCGGGCGCCGTACGCGCCCCCGCGCCCGCCCTCGTTCCCAGATCCACGCGACCGGCGAGGGCGCCGGAGTGATCTGTTGCGTCAGCATTCCGGCGGCGCTGGCCTCGCCGTTCGAAGACGACGACCTCCTGAGGGAGATTCTCCTCCGTCTCCCGCCGCAGCCCTCCTCGCTACTCCGGGCCTCCGCCGTCTGCAAGCAGTGGCGATGCGCCGCCACCGACCCCAAGTTTCTCCACCGCTTCCGCACGCACCACCGGAAGCCGCCCCTCCTCGGCGTCTTTCACGTGCGCAACAGGGATGATATCGTCTTCACCCCAATACTGGACGCACCCGACCGCATCCCTCCTCAGCGATTCGACCTTATTAGCAGCACGGAGGTGGTGCTCTTACTGCTCGATTGTCGCCACGGTCGCGTCCTTCTCATTGACGTGAAGCGGGATGAGGCCATCGTGTCCACCCCCATCACCGGCGAGCAGCGCCACCTGCCAATTCCGTCGGAGTTCGAATTCACCGATGATGTCAACGGGGCTGTGCTCTGCGCTGCCAGCGACCATGACCATGTGCACGGAAGCTGCCACTCGAGCCCCTTCAAG AGCCTAGCTGTGATCAAGGGGCCTCCCATTACAGATGATTTCCGCCATGCCAGCCATTGGATCGTCCAGGCTGAGGATGGTGCTGTTGGCTTCGCCATATTGACTTGCAGTCACTTACAAATGTGGCAGAGGATTATAAATGTCCATGGTGTTGCCACATGGGTGTTATGGAAGACCATTGACATGCATACCATTCATGGGCTCCCTCCCCAGATTGAAGGAGAGAAGACACACATGATACGTATAGCGGGATGCATTGAGGATACTGATG GCACAACCATTGCTGGTGCATGCGATGGAGCTGAAATGTTGCACGATACATAG
- the LOC123135888 gene encoding uncharacterized protein isoform X3, with protein MNASEDGARRRRRSQTHDEADGVARLHPQVHAGEEGAGVARGRRTRPRARPRSQIHATGEGAGVICCVSIPAALASPFEDDDLLREILLRLPPQPSSLLRASAVCKQWRCAATDPKFLHRFRTHHRKPPLLGVFHVRNRDDIVFTPILDAPDRIPPQRFDLISSTEVVLLLLDCRHGRVLLIDVKRDEAIVSTPITGEQRHLPIPSEFEFTDDVNGAVLCAASDHDHVHGSCHSSPFKSLAVIKGPPITDDFRHASHWIVQAEDGAVGFAILTCSHLQMWQRIINVHGVATWVLWKTIDMHTIHGLPPQIEGEKTHMIRIAGCIEDTDGIYLFVGCDVYMVQLNSMQSRKLCENRGYTYYHSFKSFYPPGTTIAGACDGAEMLHDT; from the exons ATGAACGCAAGCGAGgacggcgcccgccgccgccgccgttcccaaACCCACGACGAGGCAGACGGAGTGGCCCGCCTCCATCCTCAGGTTCACGCGGGCGAGGAGGGAGCGGGAGTGGCTCGCGGGCGCCGTACGCGCCCCCGCGCCCGCCCTCGTTCCCAGATCCACGCGACCGGCGAGGGCGCCGGAGTGATCTGTTGCGTCAGCATTCCGGCGGCGCTGGCCTCGCCGTTCGAAGACGACGACCTCCTGAGGGAGATTCTCCTCCGTCTCCCGCCGCAGCCCTCCTCGCTACTCCGGGCCTCCGCCGTCTGCAAGCAGTGGCGATGCGCCGCCACCGACCCCAAGTTTCTCCACCGCTTCCGCACGCACCACCGGAAGCCGCCCCTCCTCGGCGTCTTTCACGTGCGCAACAGGGATGATATCGTCTTCACCCCAATACTGGACGCACCCGACCGCATCCCTCCTCAGCGATTCGACCTTATTAGCAGCACGGAGGTGGTGCTCTTACTGCTCGATTGTCGCCACGGTCGCGTCCTTCTCATTGACGTGAAGCGGGATGAGGCCATCGTGTCCACCCCCATCACCGGCGAGCAGCGCCACCTGCCAATTCCGTCGGAGTTCGAATTCACCGATGATGTCAACGGGGCTGTGCTCTGCGCTGCCAGCGACCATGACCATGTGCACGGAAGCTGCCACTCGAGCCCCTTCAAG AGCCTAGCTGTGATCAAGGGGCCTCCCATTACAGATGATTTCCGCCATGCCAGCCATTGGATCGTCCAGGCTGAGGATGGTGCTGTTGGCTTCGCCATATTGACTTGCAGTCACTTACAAATGTGGCAGAGGATTATAAATGTCCATGGTGTTGCCACATGGGTGTTATGGAAGACCATTGACATGCATACCATTCATGGGCTCCCTCCCCAGATTGAAGGAGAGAAGACACACATGATACGTATAGCGGGATGCATTGAGGATACTGATGGTATATATCTATTTGTAGGCTGTGATGTCTATATGGTTCAACTTAATTCGATGCAGTCTAGGAAACTTTGTGAAAACCGTGGTTATACTTACTATCATTCGTTCAAGAGTTTCTATCCGCCAG GCACAACCATTGCTGGTGCATGCGATGGAGCTGAAATGTTGCACGATACATAG
- the LOC123135915 gene encoding ATP-dependent zinc metalloprotease FTSH 8, mitochondrial, whose amino-acid sequence MSLASLARAAARSARSSRPRQGFSLGGLRAPPSPPLPPAHGGDAGSLGLVRGYLTASLGSPAAVKTSEWRYLLASPQFRRLFCSGSKKNYENYYPKGKKEAPKGDGSNKDSKQESDTDGQWNFQDGTFKQLQNFLGPLLLLGLMFSSLSSSSSDQKEISFQEFKNKLLEPGLVDRIVVSNKSVAKVYVRTSPQANGQSQNTDTQITTVDVPGRQAPSKYKYFFNIGSVESFEEKLEEAQENLGIDSHDYVPVTYVAEVNWFQEVMRFAPTAFLVGLLYFMGKRMQSGFNIGGGPGKGSRGIFNIGKATVTKMDKNSKNKVFFKDVAGCDEAKQEIMEFVHFLKNPKKYEELGAKIPKGALLVGPPGTGKTLLAKATAGESGVPFMSISGSDFMEMFVGVGPSRVRNLFQEARQCAPSIVFIDEIDAIGRARGRGGFSGSNDERESTLNQLLVEMDGFGTTAGVVVLAGTNRPDILDKALLRPGRFDRQITIDKPDIKGRDQIFRIYLTKLKLDNDPTYFSQRLAALTPGFAGADIANVCNEAALIAARTDETQITMQHFESAIDRIIGGLEKKNKVISKLERRTVAYHEAGHAVAGWFLEHAEPLLKVTIVPRGTAALGFAQYVPNENLLMTKEQLFDMTCMTLGGRAAEEVLIGRISTGAQNDLEKVTKMTYAQVAVYGFSDKVGLLSFPQREDGFEMNKPYSNQTASIIDTEVREWVAKAYKRTVELLTEKKEQVALIAELLLEKEVLHQDDLTRVLGDRPFKAAELTNYDLFKQGFQDEEGKTAEPAKNAEVPDDDGPAAALPDVVVPT is encoded by the exons ATgagcctcgcctccctcgcccgcgccgccgcccggtccGCGCGCTCCTCCCGCCCGCGCCAG GGTTTCTCCCTGGGCGGGCTCCgggcgccgccatcgccgccgctccCGCCGGCCCACGGCGGGGACGCCGGGTCGCTGGGGCTCGTGCGCGGGTACCTGACGGCGTCGCTGGGTAGCCCTGCCGCGGTTAAGACCTCGGAGTGGAGGTACCTCCTCGCCAGCCCGCAGTTCCGCAGGCTCTTCTGCAGCGGCTCTAAGAAGA ATTACGAGAATTACTACCCCAAGGGGAAGAAGGAGGCGCCCAAAGGGGATGGGAGCAACAAGGATTCCAAGC AGGAATCCGATACAGATGGTCAATGGAATTTCCAGGATGGTACTTTCAAGCAGCTGCAGAACTTCCTGGGACCTCTATTGCTTTTGGGCCTGATGTTCTCATCCTTGTCTTCAAGCTCATCAGACCAGAAGGAG ATAAGCTTCCAAGAATTCAAGAACAAGTTACTGGAACCTGGCCTAGTTGACCGTATTGTTGTTTCAAATAAATCAGTGGCGAAGGTCTATGTCAGGACTTCACCACAGGCGAACGGCCAAAGCCAAAATACTGATACGCAGATTACGACCGTTGATGTTCCAGGCAGACAGGCTCCCAGCAAATACAAGTATTTCTTCAATATTGGAAGTGTTGAGTCGTTTGAAGAAAAGTTAGAGGAAGCCCAGGAAAATTTGGGTATAGATTCACATGATTATGTTCCAGTAACTTATGTTGCTGAAGTAAATTGGTTCCAAGAAGTGATGCGATTTGCCCCAACAGCGTTCCTTGTTGGACTACTATATTTTATGGGGAAAAGGATGCAGAGTGGATTTAATATTGGAGGTGGTCCTGGGAAGGGTAGCCGTGGTATCTTTAACATTGGAAAAGCAACAGTAACAAAGATGGACAAGAATTCCAAAAATAAG GTGTTTTTTAAGGATGTAGCTGGCTGTGATGAAGCTAAACAAGAAATAATGGAGTTTGTGCATTTCCTTAAGAATCCCAAGAAGTATGAAGAGTTGGGAGCTAAGATACCCAAAGGTGCTCTGCTTGTAGGTCCTCCTGGAACTGGAAAGACACTACTTGCTAAAGCTACAGCAGGAGAGTCTGGCGTGCCCTTTATGTCCATCTCTGGTTCCGATTTCATGGAAATGTTTGTAGGTGTTGGACCATCCAGGGTAAGAAACTTATTCCAAGAAGCTCGTCAGTGTGCACCCAGTATCGTATTTATTGATGAGATCGATGCAATCGGTCGCGCGAGAGGCCGTGGAGGTTTTTCTGGTTCAAATGATGAGCGAGAAAGTACTTTGAACCAGCTGCTTGTAGAGATGGATGGATTTGGCACAACTGCCGGTGTTGTTGTTCTTGCTGGTACAAATAGACCTGACATCCTTGACAAGGCACTGCTAAGGCCTGGAAGATTTGATCGCCAGATAACAATTGACAAACCAGATATAAAGGGCCGTGATCAGATATTCCGCATATATCTTACAAAACTTAAATTGGACAATGACCCAACATATTTTTCGCAAAGGCTAGCTGCTTTGACACCTGGGTTTGCTGGAGCTGACATTGCGAATGTTTGTAATGAAGCTGCTTTGATTGCTGCAAGAACTGATGAAACTCAGATTACAATGCAGCATTTTGAGTCTGCAATTGATAGGATTATTGGTGGTTTAGAGAAGAAAAACAAG GTAATTAGCAAACTGGAGCGCCGTACTGTTGCTTACCATGAAGCTGGGCATGCTGTTGCCGGATGGTTTTTAGAACATGCAGAGCCTCTTCTGAAAGTTACAATTGTTCCCCGTGGAACAGCTGCTTTAGGCTTTGCACAGTATGTACCAAATGAGAATCTTTTGATGACAAAGGAGCAGCTCTTTGATATGACATGCATGACGTTAGGTGGCCGAGCTGCGGAGGAG GTTTTGATTGGAAGAATCTCGACTGGTGCCCAGAATGATCTGGAGAAAGTTACAAAGATGACATATGCGCAAGTTGCTGTGTATGGTTTCAGCGATAAGGTTGGTCTTCTATCCTTCCCTCAGCGGGAGGATGGCTTTGAAATGAACAAGCCTTACAGCAACCAAACAGCATCCATCATCGATACTGAGGTGAGGGAATGGGTCGCCAAGGCCTACAAAAGAACCGTTGAACTGTTGACGGAGAAGAAGGAACAAGTAGCTCTGATCGCGGAGTTGCTGCTCGAGAAGGAGGTCCTCCACCAGGACGATCTGACCAGGGTATTAGGAGACCGACCCTTCAAGGCAGCCGAGCTAACAAACTACGACCTCTTCAAGCAGGGGTTCCAGGATGAAGAGGGCAAGACCGCAGAGCCTGCCAAGAACGCCGAGGTTCCCGATGACGATGGACCGGCAGCCGCACTTCCCGACGTCGTCGTGCCGACATAG